One stretch of Croceibacterium atlanticum DNA includes these proteins:
- the lpdA gene encoding dihydrolipoyl dehydrogenase, with amino-acid sequence MSDQTYDYDVLVIGAGPGGYVAAIRAAQLGLRTACAESRETLGGTCLNVGCIPSKALLHASEYFEAAAGKTMARMGIKVTPELDLDTMQGQRKDAVKGLTGGIEFLFKKNKVTWLKNHASFVDAHTLKVGDETVTAKNIVIATGSSVTPLPGVEVDNEKGVVVDSTGALELSAVPKKMVVIGGGVIGLELGSVWRRLGAEVTVVEYLDQLLPGMDGDIRKEAGKIFKKQGMELKLKTKVTGVTVKGKKATLTVEPADGGDSETITADCVLVSIGRKPNTDGLGLDAIGLETNARGQIETDHSFRTKVDGVWAIGDVIPGPMLAHKAEDEGLAVAENIAGQTGIVNHDVIPSVVYTMPEFAGVGLTEEAAKEKGAVKVGKFPMLANSRAKTNHEPDGFVKVISDAETDRVLGVWMIASVAGTMIAQAAQAMEFGATSEDIAYTCHAHPTHSEALKEAAMAVQGKPIHI; translated from the coding sequence ATGAGCGACCAGACTTACGACTATGATGTCCTCGTTATCGGTGCCGGTCCCGGCGGCTATGTCGCGGCGATCCGCGCGGCACAGCTTGGGCTGAGGACGGCCTGTGCCGAAAGCCGGGAAACTCTGGGCGGCACATGTCTCAATGTCGGCTGCATACCCTCCAAGGCATTGCTGCACGCATCGGAATATTTCGAAGCGGCGGCCGGAAAGACCATGGCCCGGATGGGTATCAAGGTCACACCGGAACTGGATCTCGACACGATGCAGGGCCAGCGCAAGGATGCCGTGAAGGGTCTGACCGGCGGGATCGAATTCCTGTTCAAGAAGAACAAGGTCACCTGGCTGAAGAACCATGCCAGCTTCGTCGATGCGCATACGTTGAAAGTGGGCGATGAAACGGTGACGGCGAAGAATATCGTCATCGCCACCGGATCTTCCGTGACCCCGCTGCCCGGCGTGGAGGTGGACAATGAAAAGGGCGTGGTGGTCGATTCCACCGGCGCGCTGGAACTGTCCGCCGTGCCGAAGAAGATGGTCGTGATCGGCGGCGGCGTCATCGGGCTGGAACTCGGCTCGGTCTGGCGGCGTCTGGGCGCCGAAGTGACCGTGGTCGAATATCTCGACCAGCTCCTGCCCGGAATGGATGGCGATATCCGCAAGGAAGCAGGCAAGATCTTCAAGAAACAGGGCATGGAACTGAAGCTCAAGACCAAGGTCACCGGCGTGACGGTCAAGGGCAAGAAGGCCACGCTGACTGTCGAACCCGCCGATGGCGGCGACAGTGAAACGATCACCGCGGATTGCGTGCTGGTTTCCATCGGCCGCAAGCCGAATACGGACGGGCTCGGCCTCGATGCAATCGGCCTTGAAACCAATGCGCGCGGACAGATCGAAACCGATCATTCCTTCCGCACCAAGGTGGACGGCGTGTGGGCCATTGGCGACGTGATCCCCGGCCCGATGCTGGCGCACAAGGCCGAGGATGAAGGCCTGGCCGTCGCGGAAAACATCGCCGGGCAGACTGGCATCGTGAACCATGATGTGATCCCCAGCGTCGTCTATACCATGCCCGAATTCGCAGGCGTCGGCCTGACGGAGGAAGCCGCGAAGGAAAAGGGCGCGGTGAAGGTCGGCAAGTTCCCGATGCTCGCGAACAGCCGCGCCAAGACCAATCACGAACCCGACGGTTTCGTGAAAGTCATCTCCGATGCGGAAACGGATCGTGTTCTGGGCGTGTGGATGATCGCCTCGGTCGCGGGCACCATGATCGCACAGGCCGCGCAGGCGATGGAATTCGGCGCCACCAGCGAAGACATCGCCTATACCTGCCACGCGCATCCGACCCATTCGGAAGCGCTGAAGGAAGCCGCCATGGCCGTGCAGGGCAAGCCGATCCATATCTGA
- a CDS encoding GIY-YIG nuclease family protein: protein MKCGYVYILTNRPEGVLYIGVTEDLAKRVAQHRSGAVSSFTKRYNCHHLVWFERFENIHDARLFERRMKKWNRDWKIARIEERNQAWQDLSHALL from the coding sequence TTGAAGTGCGGATATGTCTATATCCTGACCAACCGGCCCGAGGGAGTTCTATATATCGGAGTAACGGAAGACCTTGCCAAACGAGTGGCACAACATCGCAGCGGAGCCGTTTCAAGCTTCACGAAGCGGTATAACTGCCATCACCTGGTCTGGTTCGAGCGCTTCGAGAATATTCACGATGCGAGATTGTTCGAAAGGCGGATGAAGAAATGGAACCGCGATTGGAAAATCGCTCGCATCGAAGAAAGAAACCAGGCGTGGCAGGATCTCAGCCACGCACTATTGTGA
- a CDS encoding PepSY domain-containing protein, translating into MARLRIMQRFARWHIWLGWLIGVPFLIWTISGLAMIARPIEETRGDHLRSAIERKIDPAQLAVPRVGEPILSAELIQKPEGPAWIVTTARGARYSYSALDGSLDAPMTQEKARLVAESAYRGDAALAEMRYFAPGEAPMDYRAGRAAWQARFADGTHVYVDDATGEVLALRTSWWRFYDFMWGLHIMDLQGREDMHHPVLILFAALGVAGSMLGCILLFRRRKSRVRTTI; encoded by the coding sequence ATGGCACGCCTACGCATCATGCAGCGCTTTGCCCGCTGGCACATCTGGCTTGGATGGCTGATCGGCGTTCCGTTCCTGATCTGGACAATCAGCGGGCTGGCCATGATCGCACGCCCGATCGAGGAAACGCGGGGCGACCATCTGCGCAGCGCCATTGAACGCAAAATAGATCCGGCACAGCTGGCCGTGCCCCGCGTGGGCGAACCGATCCTGTCCGCAGAATTGATCCAGAAGCCGGAAGGGCCGGCGTGGATCGTCACCACCGCACGCGGCGCGCGTTATAGCTATTCGGCCCTCGACGGTTCGCTGGACGCACCGATGACCCAGGAAAAGGCGCGCCTGGTCGCCGAAAGCGCCTATCGCGGCGATGCGGCGCTGGCGGAAATGAGGTATTTTGCGCCGGGCGAAGCGCCGATGGATTATCGTGCAGGGCGCGCGGCGTGGCAGGCCCGCTTTGCCGATGGCACCCATGTTTATGTGGACGATGCCACGGGCGAAGTACTGGCCCTGCGCACAAGCTGGTGGCGGTTCTATGATTTCATGTGGGGCCTGCACATCATGGATTTGCAAGGACGGGAAGACATGCACCACCCGGTCCTGATCCTGTTCGCCGCATTGGGCGTGGCCGGGTCCATGCTGGGCTGCATCCTGCTGTTCCGCCGACGCAAATCACGCGTGAGGACAACGATTTGA
- the mdh gene encoding malate dehydrogenase: MARKKIALVGAGMIGGTLAHLAAMKEMGDVVLFDIAEGMPSGKALDLAQAAPVEGFDSKLKGTNDYADIAGADVIIVTAGVARKPGMSRDDLLGINLKVMQAVGAGIKEHAPDAFVICITNPLDAMVWALREYSGLPTEKVVGMAGVLDSARFRCFLAEEFDVSVEDVTAFVLGGHGDTMVPVLEYSTVAGIPVPDLIKMGWSTQEKMDAIVKRTRSGGGEIVQLLGNGSAYYAPATSAIMMAESYLKDKKRVLPAAANLTGQYGVDGLYVGVPIVIGANGVERIVEIELNDEAKANFQVSVDAVKELLEACKGIDSSLA, encoded by the coding sequence ATGGCTCGCAAGAAGATAGCGCTCGTAGGCGCCGGCATGATCGGCGGCACATTGGCACATCTGGCCGCAATGAAGGAAATGGGCGACGTCGTCCTGTTCGACATTGCGGAAGGAATGCCTTCGGGCAAGGCCCTGGATCTGGCGCAGGCTGCGCCGGTGGAAGGCTTTGATTCCAAGCTCAAGGGCACGAATGATTACGCCGATATCGCCGGGGCCGATGTCATCATCGTCACCGCCGGTGTCGCCCGCAAGCCGGGCATGAGCCGTGACGATCTGCTCGGCATCAATCTCAAGGTCATGCAGGCCGTCGGCGCCGGGATCAAGGAACATGCGCCCGACGCATTCGTGATCTGCATCACCAACCCGCTGGACGCGATGGTCTGGGCGCTGCGCGAATATTCGGGCCTGCCTACGGAAAAGGTCGTCGGCATGGCCGGCGTGCTCGATTCCGCGCGTTTCCGCTGCTTCCTGGCGGAAGAGTTCGATGTGTCGGTGGAAGATGTCACCGCCTTCGTGCTGGGTGGCCATGGCGATACGATGGTGCCGGTGCTCGAATATTCGACCGTTGCCGGCATTCCCGTACCCGATCTGATCAAGATGGGCTGGTCCACGCAGGAAAAGATGGACGCGATCGTCAAGCGCACCCGTTCGGGCGGCGGTGAAATCGTCCAGCTGCTGGGCAATGGTTCCGCCTATTACGCCCCGGCCACCAGCGCGATCATGATGGCTGAAAGCTATCTGAAGGACAAGAAGCGCGTCCTTCCCGCCGCAGCCAACCTCACCGGCCAGTATGGCGTGGACGGGCTTTATGTCGGCGTGCCGATCGTGATCGGCGCCAATGGCGTGGAACGCATCGTCGAAATCGAACTGAACGATGAAGCCAAGGCCAATTTCCAGGTCAGCGTCGATGCGGTCAAGGAACTGCTCGAAGCCTGCAAGGGTATCGACAGCTCGCTGGCGTGA
- a CDS encoding VOC family protein: MSLRPFHLAFPVRDLAEARHFWGEVMGCPEGRSSDQWIDFDFYGHQIVAHLSEGSGDAASNPVDGHVVPVPHFGIVLTLEDWKELADRLRAAGLEFAIEPYIRFEGQPGEQATMFFRDPSGNAIEMKAFADLGQLFATD, from the coding sequence ATGTCCCTGCGCCCCTTCCACCTCGCCTTTCCCGTTCGCGACCTTGCGGAAGCGCGCCATTTCTGGGGCGAAGTCATGGGCTGTCCGGAAGGGCGCAGCAGCGATCAGTGGATCGATTTCGATTTCTACGGTCACCAGATTGTCGCCCATCTGTCGGAAGGCTCCGGAGATGCCGCCTCGAACCCGGTGGACGGGCATGTCGTGCCCGTGCCGCATTTCGGCATCGTGCTGACACTGGAAGACTGGAAAGAACTGGCGGATCGGCTGCGGGCGGCGGGCTTGGAGTTCGCAATCGAACCCTATATTCGTTTCGAAGGGCAGCCGGGGGAACAGGCGACCATGTTCTTCCGCGATCCGTCCGGCAATGCGATCGAGATGAAGGCCTTTGCCGATCTCGGCCAGCTTTTCGCTACCGACTAG
- a CDS encoding trimeric intracellular cation channel family protein translates to MTTTATALPPLLDLAGTAVFALSGALVAAQLRQTFVTMAFFALVTGVGGGTLRDLLIEAPVFWLRDPWVAPVIMLVALIAWFTPRRWWEGHLLEWADALGLAAFAVLGTAKALTFGVAPLPAVILGIVSGCVGGIIRDVLAGVPSILMRPELYVTAAALAATLCALGIYLDLPQRPVWAVAAMAGFLLRGAAMVWRIELPIYSREGKAEGES, encoded by the coding sequence TTGACCACCACGGCCACCGCCCTGCCTCCGCTGCTCGATCTCGCGGGCACTGCCGTCTTCGCGCTGAGCGGCGCGCTGGTTGCCGCGCAATTGCGGCAGACCTTCGTCACCATGGCCTTCTTCGCATTGGTCACCGGGGTCGGCGGGGGAACCTTGCGCGATCTGCTGATCGAAGCGCCGGTATTCTGGCTGCGCGATCCATGGGTGGCGCCGGTCATCATGCTGGTCGCGCTGATCGCCTGGTTCACGCCGCGCCGCTGGTGGGAAGGTCATCTGCTGGAATGGGCGGATGCGCTCGGCCTGGCCGCCTTTGCCGTGCTCGGCACTGCCAAGGCGCTGACATTCGGCGTCGCGCCCCTGCCGGCAGTGATCCTGGGCATCGTATCGGGCTGCGTGGGCGGGATCATTCGCGACGTGCTGGCCGGCGTGCCTTCGATCCTGATGCGGCCGGAACTCTATGTCACAGCCGCCGCCCTGGCCGCCACGCTCTGCGCGCTGGGCATCTATCTGGACCTGCCGCAGAGGCCGGTCTGGGCGGTTGCGGCAATGGCCGGCTTCCTGTTGCGCGGCGCGGCCATGGTCTGGCGGATCGAACTGCCCATCTATTCGCGCGAGGGCAAGGCAGAGGGCGAGAGCTAG
- a CDS encoding 2-oxoglutarate dehydrogenase E1 component: MGNEAQNFLPEMADQDGPQPGPSWQKKGWPLPDAGSDLAEAMDPTAMKIAVKKAAAKSGKPMDESAVECAAADSIRAMMLIRVYRVRGHLAADLDPLGLHHSELPADLTPEYHGFTDADLDRPIYLGGNLGLEWTTVREVVEILRANYCGKVGLEYMHIADIEERRFLQDRMEGADKEIEFTETGKKAILSAVIRGEEYEKFLGKKYVGTKRFGLDGGESMIPALEAVIKYGGAGGVREIVYGMAHRGRLNVLANVMAKPYRVIFHEFSGGTANPEDVGGSGDVKYHLGTSTDREFDGIKVHMSLVPNPSHLETVDPVVLGKVRAQQAVHEDLGQHEKVLPVLIHGDAAFAGQGIVWECFGFSGVRGYNTGGCIHFVINNQIGFTTSPQFARSSPYPSDVAKGVQAPILHVNGDDPEAVTFACKLAVEYRMKFKRDIVIDMWCYRRFGHNEGDEPSFTQPLMYEKIRKHPRVSEIYAKRLIEEGVIDSKWHSEQVEHFVAALDEEFEAGKNYRANEADWFGGRWSGLHKPADPETARRNVETAIEGKLFESLGRTLTTIPEDLEIHKTLRRVIDAKAKMFEAGSGFDWATAEALAFGSLVTEGFGVRLSGQDSGRGTFSQRHAMWIDQKTERKYIPLTTLPHGKFEVYDSPLSEYGVLGFEYGFASADPKTLVCWEAQFGDFANGAQIVIDQYIAAGEAKWLRANGLVLLLPHGYEGQGPEHSSARLERFLQLCANDNIQVCNITVPANYFHVLRRQMLRPFRKPLVIMTPKSLLRHPMAKSAASEFVGESHFMRIMSDSKTIPDEKIRRLVLCSGKVAYDLIEKRDEEKLEDISIVRLEQLYPFPGEPLAVRLKRMTNLEEVIWCQEEPKNNGAWFFVESKIEDSLIAAGHRNMRPRYAGREVSASPATGLASRHAEQQQALVEAALGLSDAGKTRS, from the coding sequence ATGGGTAACGAAGCGCAGAATTTCCTCCCCGAAATGGCCGATCAGGACGGTCCTCAGCCCGGCCCCAGCTGGCAGAAGAAGGGCTGGCCCCTGCCCGACGCCGGAAGCGACCTGGCGGAGGCGATGGACCCGACCGCGATGAAGATCGCAGTGAAAAAGGCTGCTGCCAAATCGGGCAAGCCGATGGATGAAAGCGCGGTGGAATGCGCGGCGGCGGATTCGATCCGTGCCATGATGCTGATCCGCGTATATCGCGTGCGCGGCCATCTGGCTGCGGATCTCGATCCGCTGGGCCTGCACCATTCCGAACTTCCGGCTGACCTGACGCCCGAATATCACGGCTTCACCGATGCCGATCTGGATCGCCCAATTTATCTCGGCGGCAATCTGGGGCTGGAATGGACCACGGTGCGCGAAGTGGTGGAGATCCTGCGCGCGAATTATTGCGGCAAGGTCGGCCTCGAATACATGCACATCGCCGATATCGAGGAACGGCGGTTCCTGCAGGATCGGATGGAAGGCGCCGACAAGGAAATCGAATTCACGGAAACCGGCAAGAAGGCCATCCTGTCTGCCGTGATCCGGGGCGAGGAATATGAAAAATTCCTCGGCAAGAAATATGTCGGCACCAAGCGTTTCGGCCTGGATGGCGGCGAATCCATGATCCCGGCGCTGGAAGCGGTAATCAAATATGGCGGCGCCGGCGGCGTGCGCGAAATCGTTTATGGCATGGCCCATCGCGGCCGGCTGAACGTGCTCGCCAATGTCATGGCCAAGCCGTATCGCGTGATCTTCCACGAATTTTCCGGCGGCACCGCCAATCCGGAAGATGTGGGCGGATCGGGCGACGTGAAATATCACCTGGGCACCAGCACCGACCGCGAATTCGACGGTATCAAGGTGCATATGAGCCTGGTTCCCAATCCCAGCCATCTGGAAACGGTGGACCCGGTCGTTCTGGGCAAGGTGCGCGCGCAGCAGGCCGTGCATGAAGATCTGGGCCAGCACGAAAAGGTGCTGCCCGTGCTGATCCACGGTGACGCGGCCTTTGCCGGGCAAGGTATCGTATGGGAATGCTTCGGCTTTTCCGGCGTGCGCGGCTATAATACCGGCGGTTGCATCCATTTCGTGATCAATAACCAGATCGGTTTTACGACCAGCCCCCAATTCGCCAGATCGTCCCCCTACCCGTCGGACGTGGCCAAGGGCGTGCAGGCGCCGATCCTGCATGTGAATGGCGATGATCCCGAAGCCGTGACCTTCGCCTGCAAGCTGGCGGTCGAATATCGCATGAAGTTCAAGCGCGATATCGTGATCGACATGTGGTGCTATCGCCGCTTCGGCCACAATGAAGGCGACGAACCCAGCTTCACCCAGCCGCTGATGTACGAAAAGATCCGCAAGCATCCGCGCGTCAGCGAGATCTATGCGAAGCGCCTGATCGAAGAAGGCGTGATCGACAGCAAGTGGCACAGCGAGCAGGTCGAACACTTCGTCGCCGCGCTGGACGAGGAATTCGAGGCCGGGAAAAACTATCGCGCCAATGAAGCGGACTGGTTCGGCGGAAGGTGGAGCGGGCTGCACAAGCCGGCCGATCCGGAAACCGCGCGCCGCAACGTGGAAACCGCGATCGAAGGCAAATTGTTCGAAAGCCTGGGCCGCACGCTGACCACGATCCCGGAAGATCTGGAAATTCACAAGACCTTGCGCCGCGTGATCGACGCCAAGGCGAAGATGTTCGAAGCGGGCAGCGGGTTCGACTGGGCCACGGCGGAAGCGCTGGCCTTCGGCAGCCTGGTGACGGAAGGCTTCGGCGTGCGTCTGTCCGGCCAGGATTCCGGGCGCGGCACGTTCAGCCAGCGCCACGCCATGTGGATCGACCAGAAGACGGAGCGGAAATATATCCCGCTGACCACACTGCCGCATGGCAAGTTCGAGGTCTATGACAGCCCGCTCTCCGAATATGGCGTGCTCGGCTTCGAATATGGCTTCGCCTCTGCCGATCCGAAGACCCTGGTATGCTGGGAAGCGCAGTTCGGCGATTTCGCCAATGGCGCGCAGATCGTGATCGACCAGTATATCGCCGCGGGCGAGGCAAAGTGGCTGCGGGCCAACGGCCTCGTCCTGCTGCTGCCGCATGGCTATGAAGGCCAGGGTCCGGAACATAGCTCCGCCCGGCTGGAACGCTTCCTGCAACTCTGCGCGAACGACAATATCCAGGTTTGCAACATCACTGTCCCGGCGAACTATTTCCACGTTCTGCGCCGCCAGATGCTGCGCCCGTTCCGCAAGCCGCTGGTCATCATGACTCCCAAGAGCCTGCTGCGGCATCCGATGGCAAAATCGGCCGCGAGCGAGTTCGTGGGCGAAAGCCACTTCATGCGGATCATGTCCGACTCGAAAACGATCCCGGACGAGAAGATTCGCCGGCTGGTCCTGTGTTCGGGCAAGGTCGCCTATGACCTGATCGAAAAGCGTGACGAGGAAAAGCTGGAGGACATCTCCATCGTCCGGCTCGAACAGCTCTACCCCTTCCCGGGCGAACCGCTGGCCGTGCGGCTCAAGCGGATGACGAATCTGGAAGAGGTGATATGGTGCCAGGAAGAACCCAAGAATAACGGCGCCTGGTTCTTCGTCGAAAGCAAGATCGAGGATTCGCTGATCGCCGCCGGCCACAGGAACATGCGCCCGCGCTATGCCGGGCGCGAGGTATCCGCCTCTCCCGCGACCGGCCTCGCCAGCCGCCACGCTGAACAGCAACAGGCGCTCGTGGAGGCCGCGCTCGGCCTCTCGGACGCCGGCAAGACCCGCTCCTAA
- the odhB gene encoding 2-oxoglutarate dehydrogenase complex dihydrolipoyllysine-residue succinyltransferase, with the protein MASEVKVPTLGESVTEATIGEWLKKPGDAVALDEPIASLETDKVAVEVPAPIAGIMGAYKAEVGETVEVGAVIAVIEEGQAQSGPEDTHLRKDEAEKASSAEEEIEALPSGEEGGDASTTLSPAVRRAVLEHGVDPTTIKGTGKDGRLTKEDVIAAAKAKQSSPAPSASAPAPSPTPATAEGERVEERVKMTRLRQTIAKRLKGAQEEAALLTTFNDVDMTAVMEARAAYKDVFAKKHNIKLGFMSFFAKAACLALKDVPAVNARIDGDEIVYHKYVDLSVAVSAPNGLVVPVVRNVERMSFAEVEQAIADYGQKAKDGALTMQDMAGGTFTISNGGVFGSLMSTPIINPPQSAVLGLHRIEERPVAVNGEVVIRPMMYIALSYDHRIIDGREAVTALKIIKEAIEDPMRMLIDL; encoded by the coding sequence ATGGCCAGTGAAGTAAAAGTCCCCACACTGGGGGAATCGGTAACCGAAGCGACGATTGGCGAATGGCTGAAGAAGCCCGGCGATGCGGTTGCTCTGGATGAACCGATCGCCAGCCTCGAAACCGACAAGGTGGCCGTGGAAGTACCCGCGCCCATCGCCGGCATCATGGGTGCCTACAAGGCGGAAGTGGGCGAGACGGTGGAAGTCGGCGCGGTGATCGCGGTGATCGAGGAAGGCCAGGCCCAGTCCGGCCCCGAAGATACGCATCTGCGCAAGGACGAGGCTGAAAAGGCCAGCTCCGCCGAGGAAGAGATCGAGGCCCTGCCCTCTGGCGAGGAAGGCGGCGATGCCTCCACCACGCTTTCCCCGGCCGTGCGCCGCGCCGTGTTGGAACACGGGGTCGATCCGACCACGATCAAGGGCACGGGCAAGGATGGCCGCCTGACCAAGGAAGACGTGATTGCCGCCGCCAAGGCGAAGCAGTCCAGCCCGGCGCCGTCCGCTTCCGCCCCGGCGCCCTCCCCCACGCCCGCCACGGCAGAGGGAGAGCGTGTGGAAGAACGGGTGAAGATGACCCGTCTGCGCCAGACCATCGCCAAGCGGCTGAAGGGCGCACAGGAAGAAGCCGCGCTGCTGACCACGTTCAACGATGTGGACATGACTGCGGTGATGGAAGCGCGCGCTGCCTACAAGGACGTGTTCGCCAAGAAGCACAATATCAAGCTTGGCTTCATGAGCTTCTTCGCCAAGGCGGCCTGCCTTGCGCTGAAGGACGTGCCGGCCGTCAACGCCCGGATCGACGGTGACGAGATCGTCTATCACAAATATGTCGATCTCTCCGTCGCGGTCAGCGCGCCGAACGGCCTTGTCGTGCCGGTGGTGCGCAATGTCGAACGGATGAGCTTTGCCGAAGTGGAACAGGCGATCGCCGATTACGGCCAGAAGGCGAAGGACGGCGCGCTGACCATGCAGGACATGGCCGGCGGCACCTTCACCATTTCCAATGGCGGCGTATTCGGTTCGCTGATGTCCACCCCGATCATCAATCCGCCGCAGAGCGCCGTGCTGGGCCTGCACCGGATCGAGGAACGCCCCGTCGCCGTGAATGGCGAAGTGGTGATCCGCCCGATGATGTATATCGCTCTCAGCTATGACCATCGGATCATCGATGGCCGCGAAGCGGTGACGGCGCTGAAGATCATCAAGGAAGCGATCGAAGATCCGATGCGGATGCTGATCGACCTGTAG
- the sucD gene encoding succinate--CoA ligase subunit alpha produces MSILVNKDTKVITQGMTGATGTFHTEQALAYGTQMVAGVTPGKGGSTHIGLPVYDTVAEAKAATGATASCIYVPPPFAADSILEAIDAEMELIVAITEGVPVLDMVKVKRALSGSKSRLIGPNCPGVLTPGECKIGIMPGSIFSKGSVGVVSRSGTLTYEAVHQTTAVGLGQTTAVGIGGDPVNGTNFIDVLDLFLDDPETESIIMIGEIGGSAEEEAAEFIKQEAAKGRSKPMVGFIAGRTAPPGRRMGHAGAIVSGGQGGAEDKIAAMEDAGIRVSPSPSELGTTLDALLKELA; encoded by the coding sequence ATGTCCATCCTCGTCAACAAAGACACCAAGGTCATCACCCAGGGGATGACCGGCGCCACCGGCACCTTCCACACCGAACAGGCTCTGGCTTACGGCACGCAGATGGTTGCGGGCGTGACGCCGGGAAAGGGCGGCAGCACCCATATCGGCCTGCCCGTCTATGACACTGTGGCGGAAGCCAAGGCGGCAACCGGCGCAACGGCCAGCTGCATCTATGTTCCGCCGCCCTTCGCAGCGGATTCCATTCTCGAAGCGATCGACGCCGAAATGGAACTGATCGTCGCCATCACCGAAGGCGTGCCCGTGCTGGACATGGTCAAGGTGAAGCGCGCCCTGTCCGGTTCCAAGAGCCGTCTGATCGGCCCGAACTGCCCCGGCGTGCTGACGCCCGGCGAATGCAAGATCGGCATCATGCCGGGGTCCATCTTCTCCAAGGGCAGCGTCGGCGTGGTCAGCCGCTCCGGCACGCTGACTTACGAGGCCGTGCACCAGACCACGGCGGTCGGCCTCGGCCAGACGACGGCGGTCGGCATTGGCGGCGATCCGGTCAACGGCACCAATTTCATCGACGTACTCGACCTGTTCCTGGACGATCCCGAAACCGAATCGATCATCATGATCGGCGAAATCGGCGGTTCGGCGGAAGAAGAGGCCGCAGAATTCATCAAGCAGGAAGCAGCCAAGGGCCGCAGCAAGCCGATGGTCGGCTTCATCGCCGGCCGCACCGCCCCTCCGGGGCGCCGCATGGGCCATGCGGGCGCGATCGTTTCCGGCGGCCAGGGCGGCGCGGAAGACAAGATCGCGGCTATGGAAGATGCAGGCATCCGCGTATCGCCGTCGCCCAGCGAACTGGGCACCACGCTCGACGCGCTGCTGAAGGAGCTTGCGTAA